CAAGGTGGCGCGCACCTGCTCCAACGTCGTCTCGCTCATGGACAGCCACCCCGAGCTGGTCTACGCCATGTCGTCGGCACAGCAGTTCGCCTGGCTCAAGGAGCACCGACCCGAGGTCTGGGCCGGCGTCGTCGAGCGGGTGCGCGAGGGCCGCTTCGTGCCGGTCGGCGGGATGTGGGTGGAGTCCGACACCAACATGCCCGGCGGCGAGGCGCTGGCCCGGCAGCTGAACCATGGCAAGCGCTTCTTCCGCGACGAGCTCGGCATCGAGACCCGCGAGGTGTGGCTGCCCGACTCCTTCGGCTACACCGCCGCCCTGCCGCAGCTCATCGCGCTGTCGGGGTCGCAGTGGTTCCTGACCCAGAAGATCTCGTGGAACACGACCAACCGCTTCCCGCACCACTCGTTCCGGTGGGAGGGCCTCGACGGCACCCGCATCTTCACCCACTTCCCGCCGGCCGACACCTACGGCTCGGAGGTCTCCGGCGCCGAGGTCGCGCACGCGGCCTGCAACTTCTCCGACAAGGGGGCGGCGACCCGCTCGCTGCTGCCCTTCGGCTGGGGCGACGGCGGGGGAGGCCCCACCCGCGAGATGCTCGCCCGGGCCGCTCGCCTGCGCGACCTCGACGGCTCGGCCCGGGTCGAGGTCGAGCGCCCCGACGCGTTCTTCGAGAAGGCCGAGGCGGAGTACCCCGACGCCCCGGTCTGGGTGGGCGAGCTCTACCTCGAGATGCACCGCGGCACCTACACCTCGCAGGCGAAGACCAAGCAGGGCAACCGTCGCAGCGAGCACCTGCTCCGCGAGGCCGAGCTCTGGGCGGCCACGGCCGCGGTCCGGACTGGCGCGGCATACCCGTCTGCGGACCTGGACCGGATCTGGAAGGCCGTGCTCCTCAACCAGTTCCACGACATCCTCCCCGGCTCCTCCATCGGGTGGGTGCACCGCGAGGCCGTGGAGACGTATGCCGCGCTCGCGGAGGAGCTCGAGGCAATCATCTGCGAGGCGCAGCAGGCGCTCGCCGGGGCGGGCGACGTTGAGGTGGCCTTCAACGCGAGCCCCCACGAGCGGGCCGGGGTTGCCGCGCTCGGCGCGGGGCCGGTCGTCCAGGCAGAACCGGTGGAGGTGCGGGCCGAAGGTGACGGGTTCGTGCTCGACAACGGCCTGGTGGCCGCGCGGGTCGACGCGCGGGGCCTGCTCACGTCGGTGGTCGAGCGGGCGAGCGGCCGGGAGGCGCTCGCCCCCGGGTCGGTCGGCAACCTGCTGCAGCTCCACCCCGACACCCCGGTGCGCTTCGACGCCTGGGATGTCGATGCCTACTACCGCAACGTCGTCCGCGACCTCACCGACGCGGAGACCGTCGAGGCCGTCGAGGGCGGCGTCAAGGTCATGCGTCGGGTCGGTCAGTCGGTGGTCACCCAGCTCGTGACGCTGCCGGCGGGCGAGGCCCGGGTCGACGTCGACACCGAGGTCGACTGGCGTGAGCGCGAGCAGATCCTCAAGGCCGGCTTCGACCTCGACGTGGCCGCGGACCGCTCGACCTCCGAGGTGCAGTTCGGCCACGTGCACCGCCCGACGCACACCAACACCAGCTGGGACGCCGCGAAGTTCGAGGTCTGCGCCCACCGCTGGGTGCACGTCGGCGAGCCCGGGTTCGGTGCGGCCGTCGTCAACGACTCGACCTACGGCCACGACGTCACCCGTCGCGACCGCGACGGCGGTGGCACCACGACGCAGGTGCGCCTGTCGCTGCTGCGGGCGCCGCAGAGCCCCGACCCGGTCGCCGACCTCGGGGTGCACCGGCTGCGCTACGGCCTCGTGCCGGGTGCGTCGATCGGTGACGCGGTCCGTGAGGGCTACCGGGTCAACCTGCCGGTGCGCACGGTTCGTGGGTCCGGCGAGCCGGTCGAGCCGCTGGTGGGCATCGAGGGCGAGGGCGTGTACGTCGAGGCGGTGAAGCTCGCCGACGACGGGTCCGGTGACGTGGTCGTGCGGCTCTACGAAGGGCTGGGCCGGCGGTGCGCCGCGCGGGTGCGGGCCGGCTTCGCCCACGAGGGCGCGTATGCGGTTGACCTGCTCGAGCGTGCCCTGGGGACGCCCGGGGTGGCGGACGAGGGCGAGCGCGGCGTCGCGCTCGCGCTGCGCCCGTTCCAGGTCGTCACCCTCCGCTTCCCCCGAACCTGACCCTGCGAGATCCCACCTCTCGCGCCCTGGGCCGCGCCTTAGCGTGAGAGGTGGGATCTCGCGGGACGCCACGAGGCCCCTGAGCTCGGCAGTCAACCGGGTCAGGCCGGTGCCACGGAGGTCGGCACTGGTGATGCGGACGACCCGCCACCTCAGGGACTCGAGGAGTCGCGTGCGCTGGATGTCGTTCCGCCACTGCTGCCGGTCCGTGCGGTGGTGGTCGCCCGGCGAGGAGCCCCGCAGCCGTCATCCACAGGCAGCCCTGACCCGTCAGGTGAGTTCCCAGATCTCACGCGTTGGAGGGACCCGAGGTGCGAGAGGTGGGATCTCGCGCCGCGGCTGCGGGACGGGCGGGGGATGGCGCGCGGGCGGCATACCGGGGAAGGCTTGGGGAGGCGTTTGCACTCTCCCGGGGCGAGTGCCAATAATGGGCGTTAGCACTCTCGGTATGAGAGTGACAATTCATGGCCTCAAAGTGAGGCTCGGGGAACGTGTGCGACGTGAGCCGCGCGAACCGGGTCGTCCGTCGCGGGCACGGCGAGGTCGCCACACACGATTCGCGTGGGAGGAACCACCCGAATGGCCAAGATCATCGCTTTTGATGAAGAGGCTCGCCGCGGTCTCGAGCGGGGCATGAACACCCTCGCCGACGCCGTCAAGGTCACCCTCGGCCCGAAGGGCCGCAACGTCGTCCTGGAGAAGAAGTGGGGCGCCCCCACGATCACCAACGACGGTGTCTCCATCGCCAAGGAGATCGAGCTCGAGGAGCCGTACGAGAAGATCGGCGCCGAGCTGGTGAAGGAGGTCGCCAAGAAGACGGATGACGTCGCGGGCGACGGCACCACCACCGCCACCGTGCTGGCCCAGGCGCTGGTCCGCGAGGGCCTGCGCAACGTCGCGGCCGGCGCGAACCCGATGGCCCTCAAGCGCGGCATCGAGAAGGCCACCGAGGCCGTCTCCAGCCAGCTCCTCGAGATGGCCAAGGACGTCGAGACCAAGGAGCAGATCGCCTCCACCGCCTCGATCTCCGCCGCTGACCCCCAGATCGGCGAGATGATCGCCGAGGCCATGGACAAGGTCGGCAAGGAAGGCGTCATCACCGTCGAGGAGTCCAACACCTTCGGCCTCGAGCTCGAGCTCACCGAGGGCATGCGCTTCGACAAGGGCTACATCAGCCACTACTTCGTCACCGACACCGAGCGCATGGAGGCTGTCCTCGAGGACCCCTACGTCCTCGTGGTCAACTCCAAGATCTCCGGCATCAAGGACCTGCTGCCGCTGCTGGAGAAGGTCATGCAGTCCGGCAAGCCGCTGCTGATCATCGCCGAGGACGTCGAGGGCGAGGCCCTGTCCACCCTCGTGGTCAACAAGATCCGCGGCACCTTCAAGTCGGTCGCCGTCAAGGCCCCGGGCTTCGGTGACCGCCGCAAGGCCATGCTGGGCGACATCGCCATCCTCACCGGTGGCCAGGTCATCTCCGAGGAGGTCGGCCTCAAGCTCGACACCGCCGAGCTCGACCTGCTCGGCCGCGCCCGCAAGGTCGTCGTCACCAAGGACGAGACCACGATCGTCGAGGGCGCCGGCGACCAGGACCAGATCCAAGGCCGGGTCAACCAGATCCGCGCCGAGATCGAGAAGTCGGACAGCGACTACGACCGCGAGAAGCTGCAGGAGCGCCTGGCCAAGCTGGCCGGCGGTGTCGCGGTCATCAAGGCCGGCGCCGCGACCGAGGTCGAGCTCAAGGAGCGCAAGCACCGCATCGAGGACGCCGTGCGCAACGCCAAGGCTGCCGTCGAGGAGGGCATCGTCGCCGGTGGTGGCGTGGCCCTGCTGCAGGCCACCAAGGCTGCGTTCGAGAAGCTCGAGCTCGAGGGTGACGAGGCCACCGGTGCGAACATCGTTCGTGTCGCGGCCGAGGCCCCGCTCAAGCAGATCGCCGTCAACGCCGGCCTCGAGGGCGGCGTCGTGGCGGAGAAGGTCACCCACCTCGACGCGGGCTGGGGCCTGAACGCGGCGACCGGCGAGTACGTCGACCTGATCGCCGCCGGCATCATCGACCCGGCCAAGGTCACCCGCTCGGCGCTGCAGAACGCGGCGTCCATCGCGGCGCTCTTCCTCACCACCGAGGCCGTCATCGCGGACAAGCCCGAGAAGGCTGCTCCGATGGCGCCGGGTGGCGACGAGATGGGCGGCATGGGCTTCTGAGGTTCGCCTCGACAGCCAGCCACACGGCATACACCGGAGGGCGGTTCCCCAGGCGGGGAGCCGCCCTTCGGCGTTTGTCCCCACCTGCACAGGCCGTGCGTGTAGAACTGTCGGGTGGACGACACCGGACCCCTCGTGCTGGGCCCCCTGCTGCGGTATGCCGGTGAGGAGAGTGCGACGGTCTGGGTCCAGA
This Knoellia sp. p5-6-4 DNA region includes the following protein-coding sequences:
- a CDS encoding glycoside hydrolase family 38 C-terminal domain-containing protein, which codes for MHDDRLLIEGRLARTLQRVEDAVWSAPVEVDLASWEAPGEPVPVGEGLAAAYEPVHVGQRWGAPWGTTWFRVRAQVPQSHAGRPVDLRLDLGFDPDRTGFHVEGLVYRADGSPVKGLNPRNQWVRVVDEAVGGEEVELYVEAASNPLLLGGGGFDFRPSPLGDPGTAGREPRYRVERAELAVFEAEVWELQQDLEVLGQLAAELPLEDARRWQVLRSIDQALDRLDVGDLAGTAAEARAELKGVLADPARASAHRISAVGHAHIDSAWLWPVRETVRKVARTCSNVVSLMDSHPELVYAMSSAQQFAWLKEHRPEVWAGVVERVREGRFVPVGGMWVESDTNMPGGEALARQLNHGKRFFRDELGIETREVWLPDSFGYTAALPQLIALSGSQWFLTQKISWNTTNRFPHHSFRWEGLDGTRIFTHFPPADTYGSEVSGAEVAHAACNFSDKGAATRSLLPFGWGDGGGGPTREMLARAARLRDLDGSARVEVERPDAFFEKAEAEYPDAPVWVGELYLEMHRGTYTSQAKTKQGNRRSEHLLREAELWAATAAVRTGAAYPSADLDRIWKAVLLNQFHDILPGSSIGWVHREAVETYAALAEELEAIICEAQQALAGAGDVEVAFNASPHERAGVAALGAGPVVQAEPVEVRAEGDGFVLDNGLVAARVDARGLLTSVVERASGREALAPGSVGNLLQLHPDTPVRFDAWDVDAYYRNVVRDLTDAETVEAVEGGVKVMRRVGQSVVTQLVTLPAGEARVDVDTEVDWREREQILKAGFDLDVAADRSTSEVQFGHVHRPTHTNTSWDAAKFEVCAHRWVHVGEPGFGAAVVNDSTYGHDVTRRDRDGGGTTTQVRLSLLRAPQSPDPVADLGVHRLRYGLVPGASIGDAVREGYRVNLPVRTVRGSGEPVEPLVGIEGEGVYVEAVKLADDGSGDVVVRLYEGLGRRCAARVRAGFAHEGAYAVDLLERALGTPGVADEGERGVALALRPFQVVTLRFPRT
- the groL gene encoding chaperonin GroEL (60 kDa chaperone family; promotes refolding of misfolded polypeptides especially under stressful conditions; forms two stacked rings of heptamers to form a barrel-shaped 14mer; ends can be capped by GroES; misfolded proteins enter the barrel where they are refolded when GroES binds), with amino-acid sequence MAKIIAFDEEARRGLERGMNTLADAVKVTLGPKGRNVVLEKKWGAPTITNDGVSIAKEIELEEPYEKIGAELVKEVAKKTDDVAGDGTTTATVLAQALVREGLRNVAAGANPMALKRGIEKATEAVSSQLLEMAKDVETKEQIASTASISAADPQIGEMIAEAMDKVGKEGVITVEESNTFGLELELTEGMRFDKGYISHYFVTDTERMEAVLEDPYVLVVNSKISGIKDLLPLLEKVMQSGKPLLIIAEDVEGEALSTLVVNKIRGTFKSVAVKAPGFGDRRKAMLGDIAILTGGQVISEEVGLKLDTAELDLLGRARKVVVTKDETTIVEGAGDQDQIQGRVNQIRAEIEKSDSDYDREKLQERLAKLAGGVAVIKAGAATEVELKERKHRIEDAVRNAKAAVEEGIVAGGGVALLQATKAAFEKLELEGDEATGANIVRVAAEAPLKQIAVNAGLEGGVVAEKVTHLDAGWGLNAATGEYVDLIAAGIIDPAKVTRSALQNAASIAALFLTTEAVIADKPEKAAPMAPGGDEMGGMGF